Within the Thermococcus sp. CX2 genome, the region TGGGTATCACAATGATATTTTGGAAAAACTCCCGAAAAAGCTTTCGAAAATTCAAAGAAAAAGGTCAAAAACAAGTATCACCTAATCTGTCTCACAAAATACCCGCCATTTTCAGCTTGGCAAGCGTCTTTGGCCCGATGTCCTTTATCTTAAGCAGGTTACTTTCGGGCTTTCTGGGAGTTTTCTCATTCTCTCGCCGATCCGCTTCGCCTTTTGAGGGCAGCTTTCGCCTCTCTCACCATCAGGGAAGAGTCAACGCCTCTTTCCTTGATAACACTGCGGCTCCCCGTCCCTCTCTTGGGCTTCTGGGCAAGGGCTTTGGCAACCTCCCTCGCATAGGTCCTCTACTCTTCCATCTTGACGAGTTCTTCGGGTTTTTCCTCCTTCTTCTCAGGCGGAACCTCAGGCGGCTCAACGTATTCCGGAACCTCAGGGGGATTCCCGCTCACGTAGTGAGCAATGATGATGGGCCGGAACGGATTGTCACGCTCTTCGAGCTCCTCAAGGAGCTTGAAGTCAAACTGCCCGGTCTTCATGTACATCTCAAGCTCGTTGGCCAGCCTGTGGAAGTCACTCGCGTGGAGGAGAACCCTCCTCTTACCGTACTCCTTCGCCTGACCCGTCGTGATGAGGAACTGCCAGTCGCTCGCCTCCAAGATGAGGAGTTCTCTTGCGAGCTGCTCCAGAATTCTGTCAGCGAGCCGGTCCTTACCGTAGTATTTAGTCGCCAGCGCCACCATCCTGTCCTCCGCTGAATACACGTACTCCCAGGTCCATTCCGTCTCCTCGTTCCACCATGTCGAGTGGTCCGCATTCTTGCCCCAGGAACCCTCGGGAAGTTCTATCTTGTGCCTCTCGCCAGAGTAGCTATCGAGAAATTCTGAAAGCGTCGTCGTCCTTATCTCACACTCTGCCATGAGCTCAAGAACCCTTCCAAGCCACTTAACCCCCTCAAACCACCAGTGGCCGAAGAGCTCTGTGTCGTAGGGCGAGACAATTATGCCTTTTTCGCCGAACTTCTTCTCATGCTCCGTCAGGAGGCGCTCAATCAGCGAGACGAAGTCTCTCGCATGTTCTTCAACGCGCTCCATAGCTTTGTCAGGGTCGTAGAACTCCTTATCACCGAGGTCGACGTCCTTGCCCGTTACCCGCCAGTATTGGCCGCCACTCTCCTCGGCCTTCTTGTGGAACTCCCTGTACCAGAAGTCACCGGGGTAGCCGAAGTGGGCACTCCAGACCTGATGGCCAGCCTCGCGGTTTCTGGCGAAGATCGCAATGTTGCTTCCCTTAATCCAGTAAGGCCTGAGTGTGCTCTTCTCAGTCTCGGCCAGCGTTACCTCACCGTACTCCTTCGTTACGGGTCCCTCATCAATTAGGTTGCTCTCCACGAAGAAGTATTCAAGACCAAACTCCTCGAGAAACTTCTCGATTCCCTGTCTCTGCACCTTCTTTCCGCCGGGCAGTGGCCATTCTCCCCCGGACCTATAGGCGCATTCGGGCAACCATATCCCCCTAGGCTTCCTGCCGAAGTGCTTCTCATAGGTTAAAATGCCGTTGGCGAGCTGAGAGCGTATGGCCTCGTCCCTGCCAAGCAGGGGCAGGTAACCGTGGGTCGCCGCTGAAGTTATCACCTCGATGTAGCCCTCCTCCTGAAGCTCGCGGAGCTTTCCTATGATGTCGCCGTTGATAGCTTTCCAGTAGTCGTGGACTTTTCTGAAGTGGTCGAGCATGAAGCTTACAGCTTTCTCGTCGTACTTTCCACTCCTCAGATCTTCCTCTGTTGCTTTCAGCTTGCGTGCCAGGTACTCCTCAAAGCCACGCTTGATATAGTCGTCGGCCAGCTGCTCGGCGAGAACCGGCGTGACGTTTATGACCAGCCTGAACTTCATGCCTTTAGCCTTCAGCCTCTCAAGCTCCATAAGCAGGGGCAGATAGGTCTCGCTCATAGCCTCGTAGAGCCACTCCTCACCGAACGGCCATTTTCCATGCTTCCTCACATAGGGGAGGTGGGTGTGGAGAACAAAGGTTAGGTATCCTTTCACTATATATCACCTAGAGTGTTATGTACGTTCGACTATTTAACCTTAACCTTTGATTTTTCGTTGGGGAGACGAAATCAGCCAGCAACCCTTTAAACTCAACCGCGAAATCTCTTCGGGTGAGAGAATGAAGGAGGAGATGAGCAGCGTTGACATACGCTACATCGTGAGGGAACTGCAGAGCTTGGTGGGCTCTCGCGTTGACAAGATATATCACGATGGAAACGAGATAAGGATAAAGCTCCGCACGAAGGAGGGGAGGCAGGATCTGATTTTGGAGGCGGGCAAGCGCTTCCACGTCACGACCTACATCAAAGAAGCACCAAAGATGCCATCAAGCTTCACCATGCTTTTGAGGAAGTACCTCAGCGGCGGTTTCATAGACGCTATAGAGCAACACGACTTCGACAGAATAGTCAAAATTAAGGTGGGCGACTACACTCTCATCGGCGAGCTCTTCAGGAGAGGAAACATAATACTGGTTGACTCTGAGAACAGAATCATCGCTGCACTCCGCTACGAGGAGTTCAAAGACAGGGCGATAAAGCCGAAGGCAGAATACAAGTTCCCGCCAGCAAGGGAAAACCCGCTCGATGTTGAATGGGAGCGTTTTAAGGAGTTAATCCTGGAGGAAGATGTCGAGGTAGTCCGGGCGCTGGCTAGAAAGCTCAACATGGGCGGCCTATACGCGGAGGAAATTCTTCTTCGGGCGGGGATGGACAAGAAGAAAAAAGCGAGCGAGCTGAGCGAGGAGGAGCTTAAGCTAATCTTCGACACTATGAAGGCTCTTTTCAAAGAGGAGCCAAAGCCGAACATCGTCTTCAAGGACGGTGCCATGATAGATGTCCTGCCAATAGAGCTGAAGTGGTACGAGGGGTATGAAAGGGAATACTTCAGCACCTTCAGCGAGGCACTTGACGAATACTTCGGGAAGATAACCGTCGAGAAAGCCAGGCTCGAGCAGACAAAAAAGCTTGAGGGGAAGAAAAGGCAGCTCTTAATGACCCTCAAAAAGCAGGAGGAAATGCTGAAGGGCTTTGAAGAACAGGCGAGGGCAAACCAAGAACTCGGGGATCTGATATACGCCAACTTCACGCTCATTGAGAATCTCCTAGCAGAGTTCAGG harbors:
- a CDS encoding 1,4-alpha-glucan branching protein, producing MKGYLTFVLHTHLPYVRKHGKWPFGEEWLYEAMSETYLPLLMELERLKAKGMKFRLVINVTPVLAEQLADDYIKRGFEEYLARKLKATEEDLRSGKYDEKAVSFMLDHFRKVHDYWKAINGDIIGKLRELQEEGYIEVITSAATHGYLPLLGRDEAIRSQLANGILTYEKHFGRKPRGIWLPECAYRSGGEWPLPGGKKVQRQGIEKFLEEFGLEYFFVESNLIDEGPVTKEYGEVTLAETEKSTLRPYWIKGSNIAIFARNREAGHQVWSAHFGYPGDFWYREFHKKAEESGGQYWRVTGKDVDLGDKEFYDPDKAMERVEEHARDFVSLIERLLTEHEKKFGEKGIIVSPYDTELFGHWWFEGVKWLGRVLELMAECEIRTTTLSEFLDSYSGERHKIELPEGSWGKNADHSTWWNEETEWTWEYVYSAEDRMVALATKYYGKDRLADRILEQLARELLILEASDWQFLITTGQAKEYGKRRVLLHASDFHRLANELEMYMKTGQFDFKLLEELEERDNPFRPIIIAHYVSGNPPEVPEYVEPPEVPPEKKEEKPEELVKMEE
- the rqcH gene encoding ribosome rescue protein RqcH; amino-acid sequence: MKEEMSSVDIRYIVRELQSLVGSRVDKIYHDGNEIRIKLRTKEGRQDLILEAGKRFHVTTYIKEAPKMPSSFTMLLRKYLSGGFIDAIEQHDFDRIVKIKVGDYTLIGELFRRGNIILVDSENRIIAALRYEEFKDRAIKPKAEYKFPPARENPLDVEWERFKELILEEDVEVVRALARKLNMGGLYAEEILLRAGMDKKKKASELSEEELKLIFDTMKALFKEEPKPNIVFKDGAMIDVLPIELKWYEGYEREYFSTFSEALDEYFGKITVEKARLEQTKKLEGKKRQLLMTLKKQEEMLKGFEEQARANQELGDLIYANFTLIENLLAEFRKAVEKLGWEEFKRRIEEGKKAGNKVALMVKSTDPKEKAVTIELDGKKIRLYLNKSIGENAELYYEKAKKAKHKLEGALKAYEDTKRKLDEIEKLIEEETKKELAVKRIERRKKKWFEKFRWFVSSEGFLVLAGKDASTNENLIKKHMNENDLYCHADVYGAPHVVIKDGQKAGEKTLFEACQFAVSMSKAWSQGLYSADAYWAYPNQVTKQAPSGEYMGKGAFMVYGKRNWFHGLPLKLAVGVINYEGEDFVVCAPVEAIKTHTDRYIVIRPGSLKKSELVKRIKRILEKWGYKVREEDIMAVLPPGNGDVVEVVGA